DNA from Pirellulaceae bacterium:
TGACGGTCGTCGAGCGGTTGGCCGCCCAGAACTTGTTCGGCCAACCGCTGCCACTGGGTGCTCTCGGCGGCGACTTCATGTATGAGGCTCATCGTCCAATCCGTAGTTAATTAACTTCTAATAGTTCGACTTCAAAAATCAGGACCTCATTGGGTCCAATGGCGCCCTGCGAGCCCTGTTCGCCATAGCCCAAATTGGGTGGAATGTACAGCATCCACTTGTCCCCAACCTTCATTCGCTGCAAGGCTTCGGTCCATCCGGGAATGACTTTGCCAACGGGGGTTGTGAACGGTTCGCCGCGTTTGATTGAACTATCAAAAATGCGTCCATCTGTCAGCTTGCCTTCATAGTGTACCGTGACCGTGCTTTCCGCCGTCGGGGTCGCGCCGCTGCCAGACTTGATGATCTTGTATTGCAGGCCACTGGCAGTAACCTGAACCCCTTCTTGCTTCTTGTTTTCTTCAATAAACTTCATCGACTCAACGAGCTTGGCAGCAATCATCTCGCTCCTTCGCTTCTCAAGTTTGCCCACGAATTGCTGCATGGCAGCTTGCAGTTGCTCGTTCGTAGCCTCTGGCTCGACCAAGTTCAATCCTCGCAGCAGGCCGCGCACGAAATCAGCTTCTACGATATCTTCGGCCTTTACGCCTTGACTGGCCAGGTTCGCGCCATAGTTGAAACCTAGGCCATAGGACACCACATCACCAACTGGCTTGGCCGGTTTAGTGTCCAGAATTTCAAGCTTCTCTTGACCGCCGACTCGGACCGCCACTAGCGCTACGAGGGCACACACAATGATACTTCGCATTCACTTGTCCTTTTGATTGGTAAAAGCTGCCAGCCTAATCCGCCGGTCGCTGTTTCGACCCAGGTGTCCCAGAGTTATATCGCAAACCTACCAAAAACACAGGTCAATTGGGTCGTCCCGATGCATCCGACAAAAAGCCTGAGGTGACTCGTCTCCGCACCCTCTGGTTGCTGGGCTTCGGCAGGTAGCCCGACCGTCTTCCAGGCTTTGGCGGCTTTTGGGCGGCTCGACAGACCTGCGGTCGCACCGTGAGTCCGAGCGGAGCCTCAAAATCAGGGCCTTCCCTGCGGATTCTGGGAACGAATTCCGTCCGCACGCATGCTGCCAGACCCAAGGATTTACAGGTCAGCTAGGACGCGCCTGGCTGCCGCAATTGTCTGGTCAATTAGTTCCGTGCTGTGCTCGGTTGATACGAACAGAGCCTCAAATTGACTGCACGGCATGTAGACTCCTTGGCGAATCAGCCCCCAGAAGTACTTGCCAAAGCGCGTGCGGTCCGACTTGGCGGCGTCGTCCCAGTTCCACACCGGCTTCGGATTAAAGAACAGCGTCATCATGCTGCCAACTCGCTGTAATTGGTGGGCAATCCCCGCAGCAGTCGCGGCCGCCGACAGTCCCTCAGCCAGTCGCCGCGATTGTCGCTCAAGCAAGTCATAGGGATTCTCGTCGCGCAACAATTCCAAGGTGCGAATGCCAGCCGCAGTGGCAACCGGATTTCCGCTGAGGGTGCCCGCTTGAAAGATCTTGCCTGCAGGCAAGACATTGTCCATCAAGTCAGCGCGGCCACCGTAGGCACCCAGCGGCATGCCACCGCCTACGATCTTGCCCAGAGTCGTGATGTCCGGGATGACCGAGTACAACTGTTGCGCACCGCCATAAGCCACGCGAAAGCCGGTCATTACTTCATCAAAAATCAGCACTGCACCTGATAGATCACATAGGCGGCGTGCGGTTTGTAGGAAACCTTCTCGCGGCGTTACACAGCCCATGTTGCCAACGATCGGCTCCAAGATCACTCCCGCAATGGACTGGCCACGCTCGGCGAACAGCGCTTCCAGCGCTTGAATGTCGTTGTAGGGCATGACGCAAGTATCGCGACTGGTGCCGACGGTCACGCCTGGTGAATCCGGCACACCCAGATTAGCTGCCGAACTGCCGGCGGCTACCAGTAAACTGTCGGCGTGACCATGATAGTTGCCAGAGAATTTCACGATGACATCGCGCCCGGTCGCTCCGCGCGCCAAGCGAATGGCGCTCATCGTGGCTTCCGTTCCACTGCTGACCAAACGCAGTTTTTGAATACTGGGCATGGCGGCGCAGATCAACTCTGCCAATTGTGATTCCGATTCGGTAGGTGCACCGTAGCTAGTACCGCGCTCAGCCGCCAGCACAATCGACTCGATGACCTCTTTGCGAGCATGACCCAGAATCATCGGCCCCCACGATCCAATATAGTCGATCAAACGATTGCCATCGATGTCATACAGGAATGGCCCTGCAGCGCGCTGGATAAACAGTGGCCGGCCACCGACTGCCCCGAACGCCCGGGCTGGACTGTTGACTCCGCCCGGCATCCTGTTGCAAGCGCGCTCGAAAGCCGCCAGAGAACGTTGCTGCTGAAATCCGGCGGATGGTGAGTTCAATTCCGATGCTCCCAGGGGCAATTGCGTACACAATGATTCGATTAACCACAGCCAGCGGGCTATTGTAGCTACCGTCGCCAGACGGCGAAAACCCTGCCTAGCTTCGTTAGGTGGGTCTCGGTCGCGGCGCAAATAGCCAACAAACTCAATCCAAAACCGTTAATTATCACACCACCACAGTCCCGCGACCGCCGGCCCACCATCGGGGCTGAAATAAATCCCGTCCGACCCTACGATGCAAAGCTGCTGCTGGGCCGGCGCGGGGCCGAACTGTTCTGCATCTGGACGGTTCTGCATCTGAAGTTCATGCGCTGTGAAAAAAATCCAACTGCCTCAAACATATTTATCCATTCACGACCCCGCTGGTCCCACCCTACGTAGCTGTGTACCCCCACCGCATACCCTACCTTGCGATGCAAAGTCAGGTGCTGAAGCGATGGCCGCGTTGTGGCCCGTCTTGGGTCTGAGTCAGTATTTCTGGACCATCCTCGGCCATGAGTATCGTGTGCTCGAACTGCGCCGACAAGCGTGCGTCTCGAGTGCGCACCGTCCAGCCATCGGACTTGTCCAGCTTCGTAAAGCGTGTGCCGGCGTTGATCATCGGCTCAATCGTAAAGCACATGCCGGGCAGTAGCCGCTGTTGACGCGATTTTCGATCCGGAAAATGAGGGACGTTAGGTGGTTGGTGGAAGACTTGACCGAGCCCATGCCCGACGTACTCGCGCACCACCGAAAACCCGCGCCGATGTGCCTCGCGCACAATAGCATCGCCAATCGTGCTGACGGGACAGCCCGGCGAGAGCGCGTCGATCGCCAAGTGCATACAGTCAAATGCCGCTTGAGTTACCGCGATGGCCTCGGCGCTGGCACTGCCGATAATGAACGTCTCGGACTGATCACCATACCACCCTTCGACGATCGTGGTGATGTCGATATTGACGATGTCGCCTTCACGCAGTGATTGTGGGCCGGGTATGCCATGACAGATGACATCGTTGACGCTGATGCAACAGCTCTTAGGAAACCCCATGTATCCTAGCGTGGCCGGTTGATGCCCGTGGTCGCGCGTGTATTGGTAGACTAGCGAGTCGATGGACTCCGTGGTTATGCCGGGACGAATCCGACGACGGACTTCGTCCATCAACTGCGCGTTGAATCGGCATGCCGTGCGCATCCTTTCACGGCCTTCGTAGCCCAAGAGGAGCTTGCGTGTTTGTTTGTCGGGCTGAAGCATGGATTAGGTGTCAAATGGTCGACCGCTCGCATGGAAATGCGGCGCGCAATTGAACGGGATGAGGCTGAGAAAAGATGATACTCGGAAAGAATTATAGTCTACAAGGGCTGTCTGAGTCGCCCAGCGTTCCCATATTGGCAGCTTGCATTAGAATGGTCGTACCGTGAGCGGCGTTCGTAAGTTGGTTGGACCACCGCCAATCACGCCGCCTTTTTGTGATGTTCACAAGTTTTCTGGAAGTCGATTCGATGCCTTTGAATGGTTCTTATACACAGCTGGATAACGTGATAGCTAGCAGTCTCTCGTCAGTACGTGGAAGGTGCCGCGTTATTGGGCTACCGCTGGCAGGCTGGCTGGTAAGCTGTGGATTGGCCGTATGCTGGCTTGTGCCGGGTCCGGCCGCCGCAGCGGAGGTTTCCGAATTAGCCCAGAAGCTGGCCAGCCGCTCGACCATCTACCGCGACCAGTTTGGCGTGCCGCATATCGACGCGCGTGATCTTCCGGCAGCAGCCTTTGCGTTTGGCTATTGCCAGTGCGAGGATTACTTTTGGCAAGTCGAAGACAGCATCGTCTGGTCGTTGGGCCGTTACGCCGAGCTAAATGGCGCGACGGGCGTCGATAGCGACACCCTGACACATGCTTTCGAGATACCTCGCCGTACCGAACAAGACTACGTTCAATATACGGGAGAAAACCGCGAGGTCGGTGAGGCGTTTATCGAAGGCTTGAACTATTACCTGGCCAAGAATCCGGACGTCAAACCGCGACTGCTGACCCGATTCGAGCCCTGGCACCTGTTGGCGCTGGGGCGTCGTGTCTACTTGGAGCTGTCGTGCCTGTCCAATCACATCAACACCGGCATGAATCCCATGGGCTCTGGTGATGCTGTGGCCCAAATCGGTTCCAATGCCTGGGCGGTTGGGCCATCGAAAACGGCGGCTGGTTCGACGATGCTATTCATCAATCCGCATCAACCATTTTATGGATACGGCCAATGGTACGAGGGGCACATTCGCACCGACGACGGGATTGACTT
Protein-coding regions in this window:
- the hemL gene encoding glutamate-1-semialdehyde 2,1-aminomutase, with product MPGGVNSPARAFGAVGGRPLFIQRAAGPFLYDIDGNRLIDYIGSWGPMILGHARKEVIESIVLAAERGTSYGAPTESESQLAELICAAMPSIQKLRLVSSGTEATMSAIRLARGATGRDVIVKFSGNYHGHADSLLVAAGSSAANLGVPDSPGVTVGTSRDTCVMPYNDIQALEALFAERGQSIAGVILEPIVGNMGCVTPREGFLQTARRLCDLSGAVLIFDEVMTGFRVAYGGAQQLYSVIPDITTLGKIVGGGMPLGAYGGRADLMDNVLPAGKIFQAGTLSGNPVATAAGIRTLELLRDENPYDLLERQSRRLAEGLSAAATAAGIAHQLQRVGSMMTLFFNPKPVWNWDDAAKSDRTRFGKYFWGLIRQGVYMPCSQFEALFVSTEHSTELIDQTIAAARRVLADL
- the map gene encoding type I methionyl aminopeptidase — protein: MLQPDKQTRKLLLGYEGRERMRTACRFNAQLMDEVRRRIRPGITTESIDSLVYQYTRDHGHQPATLGYMGFPKSCCISVNDVICHGIPGPQSLREGDIVNIDITTIVEGWYGDQSETFIIGSASAEAIAVTQAAFDCMHLAIDALSPGCPVSTIGDAIVREAHRRGFSVVREYVGHGLGQVFHQPPNVPHFPDRKSRQQRLLPGMCFTIEPMINAGTRFTKLDKSDGWTVRTRDARLSAQFEHTILMAEDGPEILTQTQDGPQRGHRFST
- a CDS encoding FKBP-type peptidyl-prolyl cis-trans isomerase codes for the protein MRSIIVCALVALVAVRVGGQEKLEILDTKPAKPVGDVVSYGLGFNYGANLASQGVKAEDIVEADFVRGLLRGLNLVEPEATNEQLQAAMQQFVGKLEKRRSEMIAAKLVESMKFIEENKKQEGVQVTASGLQYKIIKSGSGATPTAESTVTVHYEGKLTDGRIFDSSIKRGEPFTTPVGKVIPGWTEALQRMKVGDKWMLYIPPNLGYGEQGSQGAIGPNEVLIFEVELLEVN